In Rattus norvegicus strain BN/NHsdMcwi chromosome 1, GRCr8, whole genome shotgun sequence, a genomic segment contains:
- the Bnip3 gene encoding BCL2/adenovirus E1B 19 kDa protein-interacting protein 3, translated as MSQSGEENLQGSWVELHFSNGNGSSVPASVSIYNGDMEKILLDAQHESGRSSSKSSHCDSPPRSQTPQDTNRAEIDTHSFGEKNSTLSEEDYIERRREVESILKKNSDWIWDWSSRPENVPPKEFLFKHPKRTATLSMRNTSVMKKGGIFSADFLKVFLPSLLLSHLLAIGLGIYIGRRLTTSTSTF; from the exons GCTCCTGGGTAGAACTGCACTTCAGCAATGGGAATGGGAGCAGCGTTCCAGCTTCCGTCTCTATTTATAATGGTGACATGGAAAAAATACTGCTGGATGCGCAGCATGAATCTGGACGAAGCAGCTCCAAGAGCTCTCACTGTGACAG CCCACCTCGCTCCCAGACACCACAAGATACCAACAGAGCTGAAATAGACACCCACAGCTTTGGTGAGAAAAACAGCACTCTG TCTGAGGAAGATTATattgagagaagaagagaagttgAAAGTATCCTGAAGAAAAACTCAGATTGGATATGGGATTGGTCAAGTCGGCCAGAAAATGTTCCCCCCAA GGAGTTCCTTTTTAAACACCCGAAGCGCACAGCTACTCTCAGCATGAGAAACACAAGCGTTATGAAGAAAGGGGGTATTTTCTCAGCAGACTTTCTGAAggttttccttccatctctgttaCTGTCTCATCTGTTAGCCATTGGATTGGG GATCTACATTGGAAGGCGTCTGACAACTTCCACTAGTACCTTTTGA
- the Ppp2r2d gene encoding serine/threonine-protein phosphatase 2A 55 kDa regulatory subunit B delta isoform: MAGAGGGGCPTGGNDFQWCFSQVKGAVDEDVAEADIISTVEFNYSGDLLATGDKGGRVVIFQREQENKGRAHSRGEYNVYSTFQSHEPEFDYLKSLEIEEKINKIRWLPQQNAAHFLLSTNDKTIKLWKISERDKRAEGYNLKDEDGRLRDPFRITALRVPILKPMDLMVEASPRRIFANAHTYHINSISVNSDHETYLSADDLRINLWHLEITDRSFNIVDIKPANMEELTEVITAAEFHPHQCNVFVYSSSKGTIRLCDMRSSALCDRHAKFFEEPEDPSSRSFFSEIISSISDVKFSHSGRYMMTRDYLSVKVWDLNMEGRPVETHQVHEYLRSKLCSLYENDCIFDKFECCWNGSDSAIMTGSYNNFFRMFDRNTRRDVTLEASRENSKPRASLKPRKVCSGGKRKKDEISVDSLDFNKKILHTAWHPMESIIAVAATNNLYIFQDKIN; the protein is encoded by the exons CCGACATCATCTCCACCGTTGAGTTTAACTACTCTGGAGACCTTCTTGCAACAGGAGACAAAGGTGGCAGAGTTGTTATTTTCCAACGGGAACAAGAG AATAAAGGCCGCGCTCACTCTAGGGGAGAGTACAATGTTTACAGTACCTTTCAGAGTCATGAGCCAGAGTTTGACTATTTGAAAAGTctagaaattgaagaaaaaattaataaaatcaggtGGTTACCGCAACAGAATGCTGCTCATTTTCTACTCTCTACAAATG ataaaaCTATTAAATTATGGAAAATAAGTGAACGAGATAAAAGAGCAGAAGGTTATAACTTGAAAGATGAAGATGGACGACTTCGAGACCCATTTAGAATTACGGCACTACGG GTTCCAATATTGAAGCCCATGGACCTTATGGTAGAAGCAAGTCCACGACGAATTTTTGCAAATGCTCATACATATCACATAAATTCCATTTCAGTAAATAGTGATCATGAAACATATCTCTCTGCAGATGATCTGAGAATTAACCTATGGCATTTAGAAATCACAGATAGAAGCTTCA ACATTGTGGACATCAAGCCTGCTAACATGGAGGAGCTGACAGAAGTCATCACTGCCGCGGAGTTCCACCCACACCAGTGCAATGTATTCGTCTACAGCAGCAGCAAGGGGACCATCAGGCTGTGTGACATGCGTTCTTCTGCCCTCTGTGATAGGCATGCCAAGT tttttgaaGAGCCAGAAGATCCCAGCAGTAGATCCTTTTTCTCAGAAATAATCTCATCTATATCTGATGTCAAGTTCAGCCACAGTGGTCGATACATGATGACCAGAGACTATCTGTCGGTGAAGGTATGGGACCTCAACATGGAGGGCAGGCCTGTCGAGACCCACCAGGTACATGAGTACCTACGAAGCAAGCTCTGCTCCTTGTATGAGAATGACTGCATCTTTGACAAGTTCGAGTGCTGCTGGAATGGTTCAGACAG TGCCATTATGACGGGGTCCTACAACAACTTCTTTAGAATGTTTGATAGAAACACTCGGAGGGATGTTACACTGGAAGCCTCAAGAGAGAACAGCAAGCCCCGAGCCAGCCTGAAGCCCCGGAAAGTGTGTTCAGGGGGTAAGAGGAAGAAGGATGAGATTAGCGTGGACAGTTTGGACTTCAATAAGAAGATCCTTCACACAGCCTGGCACCCCATGGAGAGCATTATTGCTGTAGCTGCCACCAATAACTTGTatatattccaggacaaaatTAATTAA
- the Ppp2r2d gene encoding serine/threonine-protein phosphatase 2A 55 kDa regulatory subunit B delta isoform isoform X1 has translation MDLMVEASPRRIFANAHTYHINSISVNSDHETYLSADDLRINLWHLEITDRSFNIVDIKPANMEELTEVITAAEFHPHQCNVFVYSSSKGTIRLCDMRSSALCDRHAKFFEEPEDPSSRSFFSEIISSISDVKFSHSGRYMMTRDYLSVKVWDLNMEGRPVETHQVHEYLRSKLCSLYENDCIFDKFECCWNGSDSAIMTGSYNNFFRMFDRNTRRDVTLEASRENSKPRASLKPRKVCSGGKRKKDEISVDSLDFNKKILHTAWHPMESIIAVAATNNLYIFQDKIN, from the exons ATGGACCTTATGGTAGAAGCAAGTCCACGACGAATTTTTGCAAATGCTCATACATATCACATAAATTCCATTTCAGTAAATAGTGATCATGAAACATATCTCTCTGCAGATGATCTGAGAATTAACCTATGGCATTTAGAAATCACAGATAGAAGCTTCA ACATTGTGGACATCAAGCCTGCTAACATGGAGGAGCTGACAGAAGTCATCACTGCCGCGGAGTTCCACCCACACCAGTGCAATGTATTCGTCTACAGCAGCAGCAAGGGGACCATCAGGCTGTGTGACATGCGTTCTTCTGCCCTCTGTGATAGGCATGCCAAGT tttttgaaGAGCCAGAAGATCCCAGCAGTAGATCCTTTTTCTCAGAAATAATCTCATCTATATCTGATGTCAAGTTCAGCCACAGTGGTCGATACATGATGACCAGAGACTATCTGTCGGTGAAGGTATGGGACCTCAACATGGAGGGCAGGCCTGTCGAGACCCACCAGGTACATGAGTACCTACGAAGCAAGCTCTGCTCCTTGTATGAGAATGACTGCATCTTTGACAAGTTCGAGTGCTGCTGGAATGGTTCAGACAG TGCCATTATGACGGGGTCCTACAACAACTTCTTTAGAATGTTTGATAGAAACACTCGGAGGGATGTTACACTGGAAGCCTCAAGAGAGAACAGCAAGCCCCGAGCCAGCCTGAAGCCCCGGAAAGTGTGTTCAGGGGGTAAGAGGAAGAAGGATGAGATTAGCGTGGACAGTTTGGACTTCAATAAGAAGATCCTTCACACAGCCTGGCACCCCATGGAGAGCATTATTGCTGTAGCTGCCACCAATAACTTGTatatattccaggacaaaatTAATTAA